The genomic segment CCGCAACGCTGGAAGTGACGCAGTATCATCACACTGCAAAGGTGTCCGATATGCAGAGAGTCTGCTGTAGGATCAAAACCGATGTATGCAGTCACCTGTTCCTTTGCCAACAGTTCTTCCGTACCCGGCATCATATCGTGGAGCATGCCACGCCATTTTAGTTCTTCTACAAAATTCATCGAATGATTAACTATTAATTATTTGATTTATACTTTGTCTGCGGCAAAAGTACGACTCTTTATTCTAACAAACAACTCTTATCGTTTAAAAAAGACTTTGTCGATATTTTCCTGCATATCTTCCATAAACCTATCCAAGGGTATGCCGCGAACCTCGGACGCCCGCCTGTACAATTCCATAATTGGCACACCACTCTCGTCAGTCTCCAAAAGCAAACGTCCGGCAGGAACGGTCCGAAGGGATTCTTCCTGATACTTCTCCCCGAAAGAAAGATAAAATCCATGTCTCACATAGTCTTGCGCCAAAGCCGGCTTCCCGCGAAACCCATGAATAATCCAGGGATTGGCAGGCTGTAACCGCTGTTTCAACTTCAGCAACTCCTCCACTGCTTTCACCAAATGAATAACTAACGGTTTGCCAAGCTCCACAGACAGTTGTGCCTGATATTCAAAGACCTCTATCTGCACGGCTATCGGAGCATCTGCCAGTTTATCCAAACCAGCCTCCCCTATAGCAAGAACCTGCGGATGCCCGATCAAAGAAGACAGCACATTCATCTCACACCGCACATTCGAAGTAATAGCAGCCGGCACATACCAAGGATGTATACCCACTGAATACCATTCCCCCTCTTTCGGAGCAAAAACATCCGGATAACAGTTTACGATAGCCGTCCCGGGGATTCGTGGCAAGCGATGCGTATGTATGTCGACAGGACGCTTCATGGAACGGGATCATATCCGGAACCACCCCAAGGATGACAACGCAGAACACGTCTTATCGCCAGATAAAGCCCTTTGAACGGTCCATGTTTCTTAATAGCCTCAACAGCATATTGGGAACAGGTGGGAGTAAATCTGCACGACGGGGAAGTCATAGGTGAGATACACTTCTGATAGAAATAAATGGGAAGCAACAGCAGGTATGAGAACAGCCGTTTCATGGTTCAAGAGTCGTGGAAGGCATGTCCGTATTCGGAGCTGCCATTTTTTCGGTTATGCGCACCAAAGCAATCCTCATCCTATCCTCTATTATGGAAGATTCCACCAGCTGGTCGGAGAGGTAAATAAAGGCAATAGCAAGCCGACACTTCCTTTCTACCAGAATATTCAGCAACTCGTGCTTATTTACGCGATAAGCCTCACGTATCTGACGTTTGACACGATTACGCTTTACTGCCCGCTTGAAACGGCGTTTTGAAACACTGATAAGAATGGAAGCATCCGCCTCCAGCTCTTCCACCGGCAAATATACCACACGCAACGGAAAGACCGAAAACGAACGCGAACCGCCCGCAAACATCTTCTCTATTATCTTTTTCTTATCCAGCCTTTCGACCTTATGTAAGGTATTTGCCATGAGTAAATTACAAATTATGAATTCAATAAATCACGAATTATGGGTTACGATTATAAAAAACGAGCTACAAGGTCTGCGACATTTAAGCACCGCACCCGTAGCCCGCTATTTCTATTGTTACGACTACAAGCCACAAGCCGGCAGGCTCATAACTTATAATTCATAACTCATAATTCTTTTCACTTTCCTTTATTGTTCTCCTTAATGAACATATCGAGCGCTGCCGTCATTGAGGGCGCCTGCACACTGGGAGCTTCCAAATCCAAACGGAGCCCGGCATCGCGGACAGCTTGCGCTGTTGTAGAACCGAATGTTCCGATCTTAATTTCTTTCTGTTCAAAATCGGGAAAATTCTTCTTTAAAGAAGACACGCCTGCAGGACTGAAAAATACCAGCATATCATAGTCGAACTTCTCATCCGGAGTAAAGTCATTACTTACCGTACGATACATAACTACTTCCGTATGCTGAATTTTACTCT from the Bacteroides eggerthii genome contains:
- a CDS encoding TatD family hydrolase, with product MKRPVDIHTHRLPRIPGTAIVNCYPDVFAPKEGEWYSVGIHPWYVPAAITSNVRCEMNVLSSLIGHPQVLAIGEAGLDKLADAPIAVQIEVFEYQAQLSVELGKPLVIHLVKAVEELLKLKQRLQPANPWIIHGFRGKPALAQDYVRHGFYLSFGEKYQEESLRTVPAGRLLLETDESGVPIMELYRRASEVRGIPLDRFMEDMQENIDKVFFKR
- the rnpA gene encoding ribonuclease P protein component, with protein sequence MANTLHKVERLDKKKIIEKMFAGGSRSFSVFPLRVVYLPVEELEADASILISVSKRRFKRAVKRNRVKRQIREAYRVNKHELLNILVERKCRLAIAFIYLSDQLVESSIIEDRMRIALVRITEKMAAPNTDMPSTTLEP
- the yidD gene encoding membrane protein insertion efficiency factor YidD — protein: MKRLFSYLLLLPIYFYQKCISPMTSPSCRFTPTCSQYAVEAIKKHGPFKGLYLAIRRVLRCHPWGGSGYDPVP